The sequence CGTTGGCGAACGGCTTGGTGATGTAGTCGTAGGCCCCGATGCGCATGGCCTCCACGGCCGCCTCGATGGAGCCGAAGGCGGTCATGATCAGAACCGGGATGTGCGGATAATTCTTCTTGCAATGCTCCAGCACATCCTGGCCGGTCAGCCCCGGCATTTTCATGTCGGTCAGGACCACGTCCACCTCGGAGTCCTCGAGGTAGGCCAGCCCCATCTCCGGATCGGACAAAGTGGTCACGTTGTACCCCTCGTCTTCCAGGATGGACTCCAGAATGAGCAGGTAGTTTTTTTCGTCGTCGAGAATCAGTATATTTGCGGCCATTCGGTCTCCGTATGGGTGTCTGATAAATATCAACCGCCAAGATAGAACAAGACGGGCCGAAATCCAAGGGGCATGTCCGCCTCTACAGGATTTCAACGCTTGAAGCTGGATTGTCTCTTCGGAGCGTGGTAACGTGGCGTCATGGCCGAACAGGAAAAGATCGCACTGCGCAAGCAGCTCATAGAACGGCGCGCCGCTCTGTCCGCCGATGAGGTGGCCCGGGCCAGCGAAGGAGCCGTGTCGATGATCCGCACGCTCTTCGAGTGGAAAAACGCCACCGAGGCTCTGCTCTATTGGCCGGTACGCGGCGAGATCGACCTGCGTCCGCTGCTCGCCGAGCTTTGGCAGCGAGGCTGCCGCGTGTTGCTGCCACGGTGCCGCCCGGACCAGCCCGGCATGATGGACATGGCCTGCGCGGCCTGCGAGGACGAGTTGGTCCCCGGCGCGTTTTCCATCATGGAGCCGGACGCCCTGAAATGCCCAGCCGTGGATTCCTGCCACCCGCAAATAGCCCTGGTGCCCGGCGTGGGGTTCGACCGCAAGGGCAACCGCCTCGGCTTCGGCGGCGGCTATTATGACCGGCTGCTCGCCACGCCCCCGTTGCAGGACACCCTGGTGGTCGGCGTGGCCCACGAATTCCAGCTCATCGACGATATCCCCACCCAGCCGTGGGACAAGCCGGTCCACGTGGTCTGCACCGAAGAGGAACTATGGCGGCCATAGCCTTTTTCCCGTTCGAGTTTCCCGACATTCCGCAAGTCGCCTGTGCCTTCACCTCCCGTCAGGGGGGCATATCCGAGCCGCCCCACGACTCGGCCAACATCTCTTTCGACGTGAACGACGATCCCGAAACCGTGGCCGTGAACCGACGCATGGTCTTCGAGCGCATGGGCCTGACCGGCTGGTGCGAGCTCAACCAGGTGCACGGCGACGTGATCCGCTTCGACCCCACGCCTCACGACCCCGAGGAGCACGCAAGCGAAGACGGGGACGGCATGACCACGGCCACCCCCGGACACGGCCTGATCGTCAAGACCGCCGACTGCCAGCCCATTCTCCTGGCCCACCGCTCGGGCAAATACGTGGCCGGTCTGCATGCGGGCTGGCGGGGCAACAAGATCGACTTTCCCGGCTCGGGAGTGCGCCGTTTCTGCGAGCACTACGGGCTCAAACCAGATGACGTCTTCGCCGTGCGAGGCCCCAGCCTCGGGCCCACCGCCGCCGAATTCGTCAACTTCGAAACCGATTTCGGCCCGCAGTTCCGTGCCTGGTATGACCGCGAGAAAAAGACCATGGACCTCTGGCAACTGACCCGCGACCAGCTCATGAACGCTGGCGTGCCTGAGCAGCAGATATTCGGCATGGACCTGTGCACCTTGACCATGGAAGAAACCTTCTTCTCCTACCGCAAGGCGTGCGCCAGCCCGGCCAGAGAGACCGGCAGACAGTGCGGGATCATCTGGATCAGGCAGTAGCCAACCGTTTCGCAGCACTCCCGACTCCATCCAGGCTCACCCCGGCCAACAACATAAGCAGCGTATTTTCGGGCCCCATTGAGGGCCCTTCGCAGGCAAGACTTTTCCCGAAAAACCCGGTACACCCTCCCCATGGGCACGCTCCTCAAACTGATCATCATCCTCGGTCTGATTTTTCTCATCGTCGGCCAGTTCACCCGGTCCAAGGCCGAACGGGTGCAGCGGCGCGACAAGGTGACCAACATCCTGCTGATCGTCGTCATCGTCATGCTCGGCGTCTCCATCCTGACCAACATCCTGACCCACTAGCGCCATGACCCGGCCAGCGTTTCCGCACATCCCGTGGTCCGCTCCCGCCAGCCACGAGCAAGGTCCGCGCGTGCTCGGCATCAACCCGTGGATCACCGACTTCGCGGCCTTCAACGTCTGGTCGCGTCCGGCCGGACTGCTCGCCTGCCTGGACATGCTCCGCTCGGCCGGGGCCTCGGTTGCCCTGCTCGATTGTCTGGACCCGACCTGGCAGGCCGACCCCGAACAGGGCCTGAAGTGGCCCAAGCCAGGCAAGTACGGCACCGGCCATTATCCCAAGGAAGAGATCGAGCCGCCCGCGCCGCTGACCTTCATGAAACGCCGCTTTTCACGCTATGGCCTGCCACGCGAACAGGTCATGGAAGTCCTGGCCGCGCTCGATCCGATCCCCGACGCCGTGCTGGTCACGACCATCATGACCTACTGGTACCCCGGCGCCCTGGACATCCTCGACATCTGCGCCGAACTGTGGCCGAACGTACCCCGCTTCCTGGGCGGCACCTACGCCACCCTGTGCGGCGATCACGCCACCCGCCATGCCAACGCCCATCTCCAGCAAGGCCCGCTGGAAAG is a genomic window of uncultured Pseudodesulfovibrio sp. containing:
- a CDS encoding polyphenol oxidase family protein: MAAIAFFPFEFPDIPQVACAFTSRQGGISEPPHDSANISFDVNDDPETVAVNRRMVFERMGLTGWCELNQVHGDVIRFDPTPHDPEEHASEDGDGMTTATPGHGLIVKTADCQPILLAHRSGKYVAGLHAGWRGNKIDFPGSGVRRFCEHYGLKPDDVFAVRGPSLGPTAAEFVNFETDFGPQFRAWYDREKKTMDLWQLTRDQLMNAGVPEQQIFGMDLCTLTMEETFFSYRKACASPARETGRQCGIIWIRQ
- a CDS encoding 5-formyltetrahydrofolate cyclo-ligase, which translates into the protein MAEQEKIALRKQLIERRAALSADEVARASEGAVSMIRTLFEWKNATEALLYWPVRGEIDLRPLLAELWQRGCRVLLPRCRPDQPGMMDMACAACEDELVPGAFSIMEPDALKCPAVDSCHPQIALVPGVGFDRKGNRLGFGGGYYDRLLATPPLQDTLVVGVAHEFQLIDDIPTQPWDKPVHVVCTEEELWRP